The Vibrio navarrensis genome has a segment encoding these proteins:
- a CDS encoding pseudouridine synthase: MSEFEYHPPTDPWIDIVYEDGHILVVNKPSGLLSVPGRLPQYHDSVWSRLKQQDPDIQVVHRLDLATSGLMLLAKGKHAESALKKQFQYRLTHKIYYARVWGHVEADEGMIDLPLIVDWPNRPLQKVCHEEGRPSQTKFHVAKREVHPNGEQTTIMRLLPITGRTHQLRVHMQSIGHPIVGDEFYASGEARAFSARLELHAAELSFYHPKNRWLRSIFVPCDFYPEAQEMIFSYYDPARKLPDYKTLSNP; the protein is encoded by the coding sequence ATGTCTGAGTTTGAATACCATCCGCCGACCGACCCTTGGATAGACATTGTCTATGAAGATGGGCATATCTTGGTGGTTAATAAGCCGTCTGGCCTGCTGTCGGTGCCGGGGCGCTTGCCGCAATACCACGACAGCGTCTGGAGTCGTTTGAAACAGCAAGACCCAGATATTCAAGTGGTACACCGTTTGGATCTCGCCACCTCAGGCTTGATGCTACTAGCCAAAGGCAAACATGCAGAATCGGCACTGAAGAAGCAGTTTCAATACCGTTTAACGCACAAAATCTACTACGCTCGCGTTTGGGGCCATGTGGAAGCCGATGAAGGCATGATCGATCTGCCGTTGATTGTCGACTGGCCAAATCGTCCGTTGCAGAAAGTGTGTCATGAAGAGGGCAGGCCATCGCAGACCAAGTTCCACGTGGCCAAGCGTGAAGTGCACCCCAATGGTGAGCAGACCACCATCATGCGCCTGCTGCCGATCACCGGCCGTACTCACCAACTGCGTGTACATATGCAGTCCATCGGTCATCCGATTGTCGGGGATGAGTTTTACGCTAGCGGTGAAGCGCGCGCCTTTTCTGCACGTTTAGAGTTGCATGCCGCCGAGCTGAGCTTTTATCATCCGAAGAATCGTTGGCTGCGCAGCATCTTTGTGCCGTGTGATTTTTATCCGGAGGCGCAAGAGATGATCTTTTCTTATTACGATCCTGCGCGTAAATTACCGGATTACAAAACGCTGTCCAACCCTTAA
- a CDS encoding RidA family protein — protein MTKVLHTDSAPAAIGPYIQGVDLGNMVLTSGQIPVNPATGEIPAEIAAQARQSLDNVKAVVEASGLSVGDIVKMTVFVKDLNDFGTVNDVYGKFFDEHNVAHYPARSCVEVARLPKDVGIEIEAIAVRK, from the coding sequence ATGACTAAAGTACTTCACACTGATTCGGCGCCTGCGGCCATCGGCCCTTACATTCAAGGCGTTGACCTTGGCAACATGGTCCTAACTTCTGGCCAGATCCCCGTCAACCCTGCGACCGGCGAAATCCCAGCAGAGATCGCAGCGCAAGCACGTCAGTCTCTCGACAACGTCAAAGCCGTGGTCGAAGCCTCTGGCCTGAGCGTGGGCGACATCGTAAAAATGACGGTTTTCGTCAAAGATTTAAATGACTTCGGCACAGTGAATGACGTGTACGGCAAGTTTTTTGACGAGCACAACGTGGCGCACTACCCAGCCCGCTCTTGCGTAGAAGTGGCTCGCCTACCGAAAGATGTTGGCATCGAAATCGAAGCGATTGCGGTACGCAAATAA
- the rapA gene encoding RNA polymerase-associated protein RapA: protein MTFALGQRWISDTESDLGLGTVVALDARTVTLMFAASEENRVYASNDAPVTRVIFNVGDVVECQEGWSLRVEQVVEEKGLYTYLGTREDTEETGVALREIFLSNQIRFNKPQDKMYAGQIDRMDNFVLRYRALKNQYEQHRSPMRGLCGMRAGLIPHQLYIAHEVGRRHAPRVLLADEVGLGKTIEAGMIIHQQVLLGRAERILIVVPETLQHQWLVEMMRRFNLHFSIFDEERCIEAFAESDNPFDTQQYVLCSLDFLRKSRKRFEQALEADWDLLVVDEAHHLEWSQDKPSRGYQVIEGLAERTPGVLLLTATPEQLGRESHFARLRLLDSDRFYDYEVFVEEEAQYAPVADAITALFSGKLLPDEAKNQITELLSEQDVEPLFRIIESNADEESKAAARQELIDNLMDRHGTGRVLFRNTRAAIKGFPVRNVHLLPMPIPSQYTTSMRVSGMIGGKMTPEARAMKNLYPEEIFQEFEGDDSSWWQFDSRVNWLLEKILAKRSEKILVIASRSSTALQLEQALREREGIRATVFHEGMSILERDKAAAYFAQEEGGAQVLICSEIGSEGRNFQFANQLVMFDLPFNPDLLEQRIGRLDRIGQKRDIDIHVPYLQGTAQEVLARWFDEGLNAFAETCPTGRAVYDQYADTLIAILASGDNTPLEEVIAQSAKMNLELKAQLEQGRDRLLEMHSNGGEKAQQIVAEIAGKDGDTNLVSFALSLFDTIGLNQDDKGENAIVVTPSEHMMVPSYPGLPYEGATITFDRDTALSREDMHFISWEHPMIQGGIDLLMSEGVGTCAVSLLKNKALPVGTILLEQIYAVDAQAPKRSGIGRFLPRTPIRLMMDARGNDLSAQVEFEGFNRQLSPVNRHLASKLVSSVQQDIHRLIESGDTLVVERVEAIRQQAQQEMQQSLNGELERLQALKAVNPNIRDEELEAIDAQIKELSGYIGKAQYQLDSLRLIVVSHN from the coding sequence ATGACATTTGCTCTGGGGCAACGCTGGATCAGCGATACGGAAAGTGATTTGGGTTTAGGTACGGTGGTCGCATTAGATGCGCGAACGGTGACATTAATGTTCGCCGCTTCAGAGGAAAACCGTGTTTATGCCAGTAACGATGCCCCAGTAACCCGAGTGATTTTTAACGTCGGTGATGTCGTGGAGTGTCAAGAAGGCTGGTCACTGCGTGTGGAACAAGTGGTGGAAGAGAAAGGCCTTTACACTTACCTCGGCACGCGCGAAGACACCGAAGAAACGGGCGTGGCACTGCGTGAAATTTTCCTTAGCAACCAAATTCGTTTCAACAAGCCGCAAGACAAAATGTACGCCGGTCAAATCGACCGCATGGACAACTTTGTGCTGCGTTACCGCGCATTGAAAAATCAGTATGAGCAGCATCGCAGCCCAATGCGCGGCCTCTGTGGCATGCGCGCTGGCCTTATTCCTCACCAGCTTTACATTGCCCACGAAGTGGGTCGTCGTCATGCGCCGCGCGTGTTACTGGCAGATGAAGTTGGCCTAGGTAAAACCATCGAAGCGGGGATGATCATTCATCAACAAGTGCTGCTTGGCCGTGCTGAGCGCATTTTGATTGTGGTGCCGGAAACTTTGCAGCACCAGTGGTTGGTGGAAATGATGCGTCGTTTCAACCTGCATTTCTCGATTTTTGACGAAGAGCGCTGCATCGAAGCATTCGCCGAATCGGACAACCCGTTTGACACCCAGCAGTACGTGCTCTGCTCACTGGATTTCTTACGCAAAAGTCGCAAGCGTTTTGAGCAAGCGCTGGAAGCGGATTGGGATCTGTTGGTGGTTGATGAAGCGCACCATCTGGAATGGAGCCAAGACAAACCGAGCCGCGGCTACCAAGTGATTGAAGGGCTGGCTGAGCGCACGCCGGGCGTATTGCTGCTAACAGCAACGCCTGAGCAGCTTGGCCGCGAGAGCCACTTTGCCCGCCTGCGCCTGCTTGATTCAGACCGTTTCTACGACTACGAGGTGTTTGTCGAAGAAGAAGCGCAATACGCGCCAGTTGCCGATGCGATCACTGCCCTATTTTCGGGCAAGTTGCTGCCTGATGAGGCAAAAAATCAGATCACTGAGCTGCTTTCGGAGCAGGACGTTGAACCGCTGTTTCGTATTATCGAAAGCAACGCCGATGAAGAGAGCAAAGCCGCTGCGCGCCAAGAGCTGATTGACAATCTGATGGATCGCCACGGTACGGGGCGTGTTTTATTCCGTAACACCCGTGCTGCCATCAAAGGCTTCCCGGTGCGTAACGTACACCTGCTGCCGATGCCGATCCCATCGCAATACACTACCTCAATGCGTGTCTCTGGCATGATCGGCGGTAAAATGACGCCGGAAGCGCGTGCGATGAAAAACCTTTATCCGGAAGAGATCTTTCAAGAGTTTGAAGGGGACGATTCAAGCTGGTGGCAATTTGATTCGCGGGTAAACTGGCTGCTGGAAAAAATCCTCGCCAAACGCAGCGAGAAGATTTTAGTCATCGCATCACGCTCCAGCACCGCGCTGCAACTAGAGCAAGCGCTGCGCGAGCGTGAAGGCATTCGCGCAACCGTGTTCCACGAAGGCATGTCGATTCTCGAACGCGATAAAGCAGCCGCGTACTTTGCCCAAGAAGAGGGCGGTGCCCAGGTGCTGATTTGTAGTGAGATCGGCTCAGAAGGCCGTAACTTCCAGTTCGCAAACCAGTTGGTGATGTTTGATTTGCCGTTTAACCCGGATCTGCTTGAGCAGCGGATTGGTCGTTTGGATCGCATCGGACAAAAACGTGATATCGACATTCATGTCCCTTACCTGCAAGGCACCGCGCAAGAGGTGCTCGCGCGTTGGTTCGATGAAGGCTTGAACGCGTTTGCTGAAACCTGTCCAACGGGCCGCGCGGTGTATGACCAATACGCCGACACGCTGATTGCGATCCTCGCATCCGGTGACAATACGCCGCTGGAAGAGGTGATTGCCCAATCAGCCAAAATGAACCTCGAGCTGAAAGCGCAGTTGGAGCAAGGGCGCGATCGCCTGTTGGAAATGCACTCTAACGGCGGCGAAAAAGCGCAGCAGATCGTGGCAGAGATCGCGGGCAAAGATGGCGATACCAACTTGGTGAGCTTTGCGCTGAGCCTGTTTGATACCATTGGCCTTAACCAAGACGATAAAGGCGAAAACGCGATTGTCGTTACGCCATCCGAGCACATGATGGTGCCAAGCTATCCGGGCTTGCCGTACGAAGGGGCGACCATTACGTTTGATCGCGATACGGCGCTGTCGCGTGAAGACATGCACTTTATCAGTTGGGAACACCCGATGATTCAAGGCGGTATCGACCTGCTGATGAGCGAAGGCGTCGGTACCTGTGCGGTGTCGCTGCTGAAGAACAAAGCGTTGCCGGTCGGCACAATTTTGCTCGAGCAGATCTACGCCGTGGATGCTCAAGCGCCAAAACGCAGCGGTATCGGCCGCTTCCTACCGCGCACGCCCATCCGTTTGATGATGGATGCGCGCGGCAACGATTTGTCGGCTCAAGTTGAGTTTGAAGGCTTTAACCGCCAGCTCAGCCCAGTTAACCGTCATCTGGCCAGTAAACTGGTTTCATCGGTGCAACAAGATATTCACCGTTTGATTGAGTCCGGCGACACGCTGGTGGTTGAGCGCGTCGAAGCGATTCGTCAGCAAGCACAGCAAGAGATGCAGCAAAGCCTCAATGGTGAGCTGGAACGTCTGCAAGCGCTGAAAGCGGTCAACCCGAATATTCGTGACGAAGAGTTGGAAGCGATTGACGCGCAAATCAAAGAGCTGAGTGGTTACATTGGCAAAGCGCAGTACCAGCTTGATTCACTGCGTTTGATTGTGGTCAGCCACAACTAA
- a CDS encoding D-2-hydroxyacid dehydrogenase, with product MSLPTIVFLDRATIPAHIPLPQVDFAHHWIEYPLTSPEQVVDRLQAADMVITNKVVLDQALLSQLPNLRLIAVAATGFNNVDVDYCAAKQIAVSNVRGYAGNSVPEHVMAMLFALRRNLFAYHQDIAAGVWQKDKQFCFFTHPIGDIAGTTLGIIGAGALGQATAKLARALGMQVLFAEHKGATQCREGYLPFSAVLQNSDAISLHCPLSEHTVNLIGAEELAQMKPSAILLNAGRGGLVDEQALVAALKNGVIAGAGVDVFSQEPADETNPLLANMALPNLLLTPHVAWGSDSAISKLVEILMENINAFWRGEALNRVV from the coding sequence ATGTCACTGCCCACTATCGTTTTTCTCGACCGAGCCACCATTCCCGCTCACATTCCACTGCCGCAAGTCGATTTTGCTCACCACTGGATTGAGTACCCTCTCACCTCGCCAGAGCAAGTGGTGGACCGCCTGCAAGCGGCTGATATGGTTATCACCAACAAGGTGGTGTTAGACCAAGCGCTGTTAAGTCAACTGCCCAATCTGCGTCTGATCGCGGTGGCAGCCACCGGGTTTAATAACGTGGATGTGGACTACTGCGCGGCCAAGCAGATTGCGGTGAGTAATGTGCGAGGCTATGCGGGCAACTCAGTGCCGGAACATGTGATGGCGATGCTGTTTGCCCTAAGACGTAATCTGTTTGCTTATCATCAAGATATTGCCGCTGGCGTCTGGCAAAAAGATAAGCAGTTCTGCTTTTTTACCCATCCGATTGGCGATATTGCTGGCACAACCTTAGGCATTATTGGCGCAGGTGCACTGGGCCAAGCCACCGCCAAACTGGCGCGAGCTTTGGGTATGCAGGTGCTTTTTGCTGAGCACAAAGGGGCGACGCAGTGTCGTGAAGGGTATCTGCCGTTTAGCGCAGTGCTGCAAAACAGTGACGCCATAAGCTTGCACTGTCCGCTGTCTGAGCACACGGTCAATTTGATTGGCGCGGAGGAACTGGCGCAAATGAAGCCATCGGCGATTTTACTCAATGCTGGGCGAGGTGGTTTGGTTGATGAGCAGGCGTTGGTCGCTGCGCTGAAAAATGGTGTAATTGCTGGTGCTGGCGTGGATGTGTTTAGCCAAGAGCCTGCGGATGAAACCAATCCGCTGTTGGCGAACATGGCGTTGCCGAACTTGCTGCTCACACCGCATGTGGCGTGGGGCAGTGATTCGGCGATCAGCAAACTGGTCGAGATCCTGATGGAAAACATCAATGCATTTTGGCGCGGTGAAGCGTTAAATCGCGTAGTGTGA
- a CDS encoding carbon-nitrogen hydrolase family protein, whose product MERIAIIQMTSSAEPAANLAAIQRGCEQAAKQGAKLVVTPENALLFADKQAYHQHAEVLGDGPLQRALAQLAKSQQITLVVGSMPIRSATGVTTTSLVFGPDGERLGHYSKLHMFDVDVADGHGSYRESDSFQPGNEICVVETPVGKLGLSICYDLRFPALYQALREQGAQIMLVPAAFTAVTGEAHWEVLLRARAIETQTWVIAAGQGGQHTAKRETWGHSMVIDPWGSVVAQLSQQGDLLVAEIDLAYSEKIRQNMPVAQHGRFTHLLNKKAESSL is encoded by the coding sequence ATGGAAAGGATTGCCATTATTCAGATGACCTCAAGCGCCGAACCCGCAGCGAATCTGGCGGCGATTCAACGCGGCTGTGAGCAGGCTGCCAAACAAGGGGCGAAACTGGTGGTGACACCGGAAAATGCGCTGCTGTTTGCCGACAAACAAGCCTACCACCAGCATGCGGAAGTGCTGGGAGATGGGCCGCTGCAACGCGCTTTGGCGCAGTTGGCGAAAAGCCAGCAGATCACCTTGGTGGTCGGCAGCATGCCGATTCGCAGCGCCACTGGCGTGACCACCACCAGTCTGGTGTTTGGTCCTGATGGTGAGCGTTTAGGCCATTACAGCAAACTGCACATGTTTGATGTCGATGTGGCCGATGGCCACGGTAGCTATCGCGAGTCCGACAGTTTTCAGCCCGGCAATGAAATTTGCGTGGTGGAGACGCCGGTTGGCAAACTTGGTCTGAGTATCTGTTACGACTTGCGTTTCCCTGCGCTCTACCAAGCGCTGCGCGAGCAAGGTGCGCAAATAATGTTGGTGCCTGCGGCGTTTACCGCCGTCACTGGCGAAGCGCACTGGGAAGTGCTGCTCAGAGCCCGAGCAATCGAAACACAAACGTGGGTGATTGCTGCGGGACAAGGTGGCCAGCACACCGCCAAGCGAGAAACGTGGGGCCATTCGATGGTGATTGACCCGTGGGGAAGTGTGGTGGCGCAACTCTCACAACAGGGCGACTTGCTTGTTGCCGAGATTGATTTAGCCTATAGCGAGAAGATTCGACAAAACATGCCCGTTGCTCAGCATGGTCGTTTTACCCATTTACTAAATAAAAAAGCAGAGTCAAGCTTATGA
- the pyrI gene encoding aspartate carbamoyltransferase regulatory subunit, whose product MEKETKLQVEAIKNGTVIDHIPGQVGIKVLKLFDMHNSSQRVTIGLNLPSSALGSKDLLKIENVFISEEQARKLALYAPHATVNQIENYHVVKKLALELPEFVSDVFECPNSNCISHNEPVASSFRVFEKKGDVRLKCKYCEKVFSREIVTER is encoded by the coding sequence ATGGAAAAAGAGACAAAATTGCAGGTTGAAGCGATTAAAAACGGTACAGTGATTGACCACATTCCGGGACAAGTGGGCATTAAGGTGCTGAAACTGTTCGATATGCACAACTCTTCCCAGCGCGTCACCATCGGCCTCAATCTGCCCTCTTCCGCGCTTGGCAGTAAAGATCTGCTCAAAATTGAGAACGTCTTCATCAGTGAAGAACAAGCGCGCAAACTGGCGCTGTATGCCCCGCACGCGACCGTTAACCAAATCGAAAACTATCACGTGGTGAAGAAACTGGCATTAGAGTTGCCGGAGTTTGTCAGCGATGTGTTCGAGTGCCCGAACAGCAACTGCATTTCTCACAACGAGCCAGTAGCCAGTAGCTTTCGCGTGTTTGAAAAGAAAGGCGATGTGCGCTTGAAATGTAAGTACTGCGAGAAAGTATTTTCACGCGAAATCGTCACCGAGCGTTAA
- the tldD gene encoding metalloprotease TldD — MSINQVEEALLAPGGLTAQDVAETLSSIATRQIDYADIYFQSSWHESLVLEDSIIKDGSFNIDCGVGVRAVTGEKTGFAYADQIQLDGLRQSALAARGIAQQGQNGQVQAFRRSDNQHYYAALNPLACWEKQQKTELLKSLDAYIRTKEPLVKEVSISLSGVHEQMLVAATDGTYAGDVRPLVRLSISVLAEKGDRRERGSSGGGGRFGYDFFIGEEDGVQRAFHFADEAIRMALVNLEADAAPAGTMPVVLGSGWPGVLLHEAVGHGLEGDFNRKGSSVFSGKIGSQVTSPLCTIVDDGTLKDLRGSLNVDDEGVNGQYNTLIENGVLQGYMQDKLNARLMGVNPTGNGRRESYAHLPMPRMTNTYMLPGQHTPEEIIATVKKGLYAPNFGGGQVDITSGKFVFSTSEAYLIENGKITRPVKGATLIGSGIEAMQQVSMVGNDLSIDRGVGVCGKAGQSIPVGVGQPTLKLDSITVGGTE, encoded by the coding sequence ATGAGTATTAATCAAGTAGAAGAGGCACTGTTAGCACCGGGAGGTCTAACAGCGCAGGACGTGGCGGAGACGTTAAGCAGCATTGCAACGCGCCAAATTGACTATGCCGACATCTATTTTCAGTCCAGTTGGCACGAATCTCTAGTGCTGGAAGACAGCATCATCAAAGACGGTTCTTTCAATATTGATTGTGGTGTCGGTGTGCGTGCTGTGACGGGTGAAAAAACCGGTTTTGCCTATGCCGACCAAATCCAGTTGGACGGCTTACGTCAAAGCGCTCTTGCCGCGCGCGGTATTGCCCAGCAAGGGCAAAATGGTCAAGTGCAAGCCTTTCGCCGTAGCGACAATCAGCACTATTATGCGGCGCTCAATCCACTCGCATGCTGGGAAAAACAGCAAAAAACCGAACTGCTTAAATCGCTCGATGCCTATATCCGCACCAAAGAGCCGCTTGTCAAAGAGGTGTCGATCAGCTTAAGCGGCGTGCATGAACAGATGCTGGTTGCCGCAACCGATGGCACTTACGCAGGCGATGTGCGCCCGCTGGTGAGATTGTCCATTAGCGTACTGGCGGAAAAAGGCGATCGCCGTGAGCGTGGCAGCTCAGGTGGCGGCGGCCGTTTTGGCTACGATTTCTTTATCGGTGAAGAAGATGGCGTGCAACGTGCTTTCCACTTTGCTGATGAAGCGATTCGCATGGCGCTGGTCAACCTTGAAGCAGACGCTGCGCCAGCGGGAACCATGCCTGTGGTGCTCGGTTCGGGCTGGCCGGGCGTACTGCTGCATGAAGCGGTCGGCCATGGTTTGGAAGGGGATTTCAACCGCAAAGGCTCTTCCGTCTTCTCCGGCAAAATCGGCAGTCAAGTGACCTCGCCACTGTGTACTATTGTCGATGACGGCACACTCAAAGATCTGCGTGGTTCTTTGAACGTGGATGACGAAGGGGTAAATGGTCAATACAACACCCTGATTGAAAACGGCGTTTTGCAAGGTTACATGCAAGATAAACTCAATGCGCGTTTGATGGGCGTGAACCCAACGGGTAACGGTCGCCGTGAATCTTACGCTCACCTGCCGATGCCGCGCATGACCAACACTTACATGCTGCCGGGTCAGCACACGCCGGAAGAGATCATCGCCACGGTGAAAAAAGGCTTGTACGCGCCGAACTTCGGTGGCGGTCAGGTAGACATCACTTCCGGTAAATTTGTCTTCTCAACCTCGGAAGCGTATTTGATCGAAAACGGCAAGATCACTCGCCCGGTCAAAGGTGCGACCTTGATTGGTTCAGGGATTGAAGCCATGCAGCAAGTGTCGATGGTCGGTAACGATCTCAGCATCGATCGCGGTGTCGGCGTGTGTGGCAAAGCCGGGCAGAGTATCCCGGTTGGTGTTGGGCAACCGACCCTGAAACTCGACTCCATCACGGTAGGCGGCACGGAATAA
- a CDS encoding PhoH family protein produces the protein MGDTDRKLFVLDTNILLHEPFAIYSFKEHDVVIPMTVLEELDRIKDSKRDVARDARVAIRALEDLFRDATPDEISEGIPVSGEGNNRGTIAILADFELQETVKAFADKAGDNRILNAVLYLQNKRAPREVVLVTKDINMRLRAKGAGVRFVEDYRTDQLIDDIQYLTKGFQQREGDFWQNVDQVESRTLGGRTYHTLDRAPFDPTFINQYVIDEESDFAGRVAEIDGDKLTLLDISRERMMHRRAWDISPKNIYQAMALDALLDPTIDLVILTGAAGSGKTLLAMAAALEQTIEKKMFDKIIVTRNTPDIGESIGFLPGTEEEKMMPWLASVTDTLEALHKNDHCTEGSLKYIVDKANIQFKSINFMRGRSIQNAFVLLDECQNLTASQIKTIITRCGEGTKIVCSGNLAQIDSHYLTPVTSGLTYMVERFKNFEGSANIHLNGVVRSRLAEFAEENL, from the coding sequence ATGGGCGATACCGACCGGAAACTGTTTGTACTTGATACCAACATACTGCTACACGAACCCTTCGCTATCTACTCGTTCAAAGAGCACGACGTGGTGATACCCATGACGGTGCTTGAAGAGCTGGACCGAATCAAAGACAGTAAACGAGATGTGGCACGCGATGCGCGCGTGGCAATTCGTGCACTGGAAGACCTCTTTCGCGATGCCACTCCGGATGAAATTTCAGAAGGCATTCCCGTCTCCGGGGAAGGCAACAATCGCGGTACCATTGCTATTTTGGCCGATTTCGAACTGCAAGAAACGGTCAAAGCCTTTGCCGATAAAGCGGGCGACAACCGCATTCTCAATGCCGTGCTCTATCTGCAAAACAAACGTGCGCCACGCGAAGTGGTGCTGGTTACCAAAGACATCAACATGCGTCTGCGCGCCAAAGGGGCCGGAGTACGCTTTGTTGAAGACTATCGCACCGACCAACTGATTGACGATATTCAATACCTGACCAAAGGCTTTCAACAGCGTGAAGGCGATTTTTGGCAAAACGTGGATCAGGTTGAAAGCCGCACGCTCGGCGGCCGGACCTATCACACCCTCGATAGAGCGCCGTTCGACCCGACCTTTATTAACCAATATGTGATTGATGAAGAGAGCGACTTCGCCGGCCGTGTGGCGGAGATTGACGGCGATAAACTGACGCTGCTCGACATCAGCCGCGAACGTATGATGCACCGCCGTGCTTGGGATATCTCACCGAAGAACATCTATCAGGCGATGGCGCTGGATGCGCTGCTGGATCCGACCATTGACCTTGTTATCCTCACTGGCGCGGCGGGCAGCGGTAAAACCTTGCTTGCCATGGCCGCCGCGCTAGAGCAAACCATAGAGAAGAAGATGTTCGATAAGATCATCGTGACGCGCAACACGCCAGACATCGGCGAGTCGATCGGCTTCTTGCCCGGCACAGAGGAGGAAAAAATGATGCCTTGGCTTGCGTCCGTGACCGATACGCTGGAAGCGCTGCACAAAAACGATCACTGCACCGAAGGCTCGCTCAAATACATCGTCGATAAAGCCAACATTCAGTTCAAATCGATCAACTTTATGCGCGGCCGTTCGATTCAAAATGCGTTTGTCTTGCTGGATGAGTGCCAAAACCTTACCGCATCGCAAATCAAAACCATCATCACCCGCTGTGGGGAAGGCACTAAGATCGTCTGTTCTGGTAACCTCGCGCAGATTGATTCCCACTATCTGACTCCAGTCACCTCGGGCCTGACCTACATGGTCGAGCGCTTTAAGAATTTCGAAGGCAGTGCCAACATCCACCTCAACGGTGTGGTGCGCAGTCGCTTGGCGGAATTTGCCGAGGAGAATTTGTAG